A single window of Oncorhynchus keta strain PuntledgeMale-10-30-2019 chromosome 34, Oket_V2, whole genome shotgun sequence DNA harbors:
- the LOC127914847 gene encoding DNA-directed RNA polymerase II subunit RPB1-like, with product MSGMQRQLKDDMEEVIFHLVAGPRLDPTGPLLDPYWTPTGPLLDPYWTPTGPLLDPYWTPTGPLLDPYWTPLDPYWTPTGPLLDPHWTPTGPLLDPHWTPTGPLLDPYWTPTGPLLDPYWTPTGPLLDPYWTPTGTLLDPYWTPTGPLLDPYWTPTGPHWTPLDPYWTPTGPPPDPYWTPTGPLLDPLLDPYWTPTGPLLDPYWTPYWTPLDPTGPLLDPHWTPLDPHWTPTGPLLDSTGPLLDPHWTPLDPYWTPTGPPPDPYWTPTGPLLDPYWTPTGPLLDPYWTPTGPLLDPHWTPLDPYRTPTGLHWTPTGPLLDPYWTPTGPLLDPHWTPIGPLLDPYWTPTGPLLDPYWTPTGPPLDPHWTPTGPLLDPHWTPTGPVLDPHRTHTGPPLDPHWTPTGPPPDPHWTPTGPPPDPHWTPTGPPLDPHWTPTGPPLDPYWTPTGPLLDPYWTPTGPPLDPHWTHTGPLLDPYWTHTGPPLDPHWTPTGPPLDPYWTPTGPLLNPYWTPTGPTPDPHWTHTGPLLDPYWTPTGPLLDPYWTPQDPYWTPLDPHWTPTGPHWTPTEPVLDPYWTPTGPTLDPHWTPTGPLLDPTGPLLDPHWTRTGPLLDPYWTPTGPPLDPYWTPTGPLLDPYWTPLDPYRTPTGPLLDTYWTPTGPLLDPYWTPTGPLLDPYWTPTGPLLDPYWTPTRPLLDPYWTPTAGWSLLSSLLPSPVVCGHVALRDWLQRDLRASSSSYCTLTGPSKSTTTPLVAFWEKSHLK from the exons ATGTCTGGCATGCAGCGACAGTTGAAGGATGATATGGAGGAAGTGATATTTC ACCTTGTGGCCGGACCCCGACTGGACCCCACTGGACCCCTACTGGACCCCTACTGGACCCCCACCGGACCCCTACTGGACCCCTACTGGACCCCTACTGGACCCCTACTGGACCCCTACTGGACCCCCACTGGACCCCTACTGGACCCCTACTGGACCCCACTGGACCCCTACTGGACCCCTACTGGACCCCTACTGGACCCCCACTGGACCCCTACTGGACCCCTACTGGACCCCCACTGGACCCCTACTGGACCCCTACTGGACCCCTACTGGACCCCCACCGGACCCCTACTGGACCCCTACTGGACCCCCACTGGACCCCTACTGGACCCCTACTGGACCCCTACTGGAACCCTACTGGACCCCTACTGGACCCCCACCGGACCCCTACTGGACCCCTACTGGACCCCCACTGGACCCCACTGGACCCCACTGGACCCCTACTGGACCCCTACTGGACCCCCACCGGACCCCTACTGGACCCCTACTGGACCCCTACTGGACCCCCTACTGGACCCCTACTGGACCCCCACTGGACCCCTACTGGACCCCTACTGGACCCCCTACTGGACCCCACTGGACCCCACTGGACCCCTACTGGACCCCCACTGGACCCCACTGGACCCCCACTGGACCCCTACAGGACCCCTACTGGACTCCACTGGACCCCTACTGGACCCACACTGGACCCCACTGGACCCCTACTGGACCCCTACTGGACCCCCACCGGACCCCTACTGGACCCCCACCGGACCCCTACTGGACCCCTACTGGACCCCCACCGGACCCCTACTGGACCCCTACTGGACCCCCACTGGACCCCTATTGGACCCCCACTGGACCCCACTGGACCCCTACAGGACCCCTACTGGACTCCACTGGACCCCTACTGGACCCCTATTGGACCCCTACTGGACCCCCACTGGACCCCTACTGGACCCCCACTGGACCCCTATTGGACCACTACTGGACCCCTACTGGACCCCCACTGGACCCCTTCTGGACCCCTACTGGACCCCCACTGGACCCCCACTGGACCCACACTGGACTCCTACTGGACCCCTACTGGACCCCCACTGGACCCCTACTGGACCCGTACTGGACCCCCACCGGACCCACACTGGACCCCCACTGGACCCCCACTGGACCCCTACTGGACCCCCACCGGACCCCCACTGGACCCCTACTGGACCCCCACCGGACCCACACTGGACCCCCACTGGACCCCCACTGGACCCCCACTGGACCCCTACTGGACCCCCACTGGACCCCTACTGGACCCCCACTGGACCCCTACTGGACCCCTACTGGACCCCTACTGGACCCCCACTGGACCCCCACTGGACCCACACTGGACCCCTACTGGACCCCTACTGGACCCACACCGGACCCCCACTGGACCCACACTGGACCCCTACTGGACCCCCACTGGACCCCTACTGGACCCCTACTGGACCCCTACTCAACCCCTACTGGACCCCTACTGGACCCACACCGGACCCCCACTGGACCCACACTGGACCCCTACTGGACCCCTACTGGACCCCCACTGGACCCCTACTGGACCCCTActggaccccacaggacccctaCTGGACCCCACTGGACCCCCACTGGACCCCTACTGGACCCCACTGGACCCCTACTGAACCCGTACTGGACCCCTACTGGACCCCCACTGGACCCACACTGGACCCCCACTGGACCCCTACTGGACCCCTACTGGACCCCACTGGACCCCTACTGGACCCCCACTGGACCCGTACTGGACCCCTACTGGACCCCTACTGGACCCCCACCGGACCCCCACTGGACCCCTACTGGACCCCCACTGGACCCCTACTGGACCCCTACTGGACCCCACTGGACCCCTACCGGACCCCTACTGGACCCCTACTGGACACCTACTGGACCCCTACCGGACCCCTACTGGACCCCTACTGGACCCCTACTGGACCCCTACTGGACCCCTACTGGACCCCTACTGGACCCCTACTGGACCCTTACTGGACCCCTACTCGACCCCTACTGGACCCCTACTGGACCCCTACCGCTGGCTGGTCGCTCCTCAGCTCTTTGTTGCCTTCTCCGGTTGTCTGTGGTCATGTTGCCCTCAGGGACTGGCTACAAAGAGATTTGAGAGCCTCGTCAAGCTCTTACTGCACTCTCACAGGGCCATCAAAGTCAACCACAACCCCATTAGTGGCGTTCTGGGAGAAATCCCATTTAAAATAA